The Cervus elaphus chromosome 20, mCerEla1.1, whole genome shotgun sequence genomic interval ACTGCAAGTTCTAAGAGGGCAATTGTCAATAGCAGAGTATCTTCTTCCTTTGTATCACCAGCATCAATCACAATGGATGGAATACAGCACGTGtcaaatgtttgatagaatgaCTATAAAGAGACCACATTATTTCTCCATATATAAAGGGATCTCAGAAGTCATTCTCACTAAATTAGAGAAATACACGTGATAAAAATTACAGCCTCTTGTCTACAAGAGAATACTTTTCTAAGTATagtaatacagaagaaaaaaataaccttGAAGCCCTAAGGACACTATTTGAATCAAAGTTCCCCACCCCCTTTCCTGTAGCACTTCCTTCATTTGGAACCCTGTGAAAGGagccagttccccaaccagtatGCAAAAACAGGGTGTGGAATAGTGGTGTTAGCAGACAAAGTAGTAACTCTACAATTCTATGTAATTTCCAGCCATTTAAACCAATTTTGGAGTATTTCGGTAAACTGGCTGAGGTGCTTTCCTTCTAGGGAAGAAATTTTTCTCCTAAATTTCAATAGCTCTCTTAGATTTATTTGGAATGATGAACCTAAAgcaacagaacaaaagaaaaagtaggtTTTTCTGGTGTTTGGTAAAATGGTACTATCTTAGTATATACACAGAACAGTCTATAAGATCTATAAAGTTTACAATAAAGAAAACTATACCTCAGTTTCTATcataagaaaaatgacaaattaaCAAAGCATAGACCAATATGAAACACGAACGCTAAAAGAGGACCTTAGCCAGAAAGGGCCTAAGGAAAACAGGACTCAAGTAAGGTAACAACAGTCTGACAGATGAAAGGCAGATGAAGGTCTTACAGATGAAAGAACTAACTTGAGCAAGTATTCCAGGGGATATGGAAAAATGAGAAACTGTTTAGAGTATTTGACTGGAGAAGACACTGGCAAAAAAAAGTACAGTGATTCTTACAGctaaaatagaccttaaaagaCCCTTTCTAAAACCTCCTAATTCCAAGATGAGAAAAAGTAGACCCAAGAAAGCCACACAAGTTTTACCCAGAGCTAATGAGCAGTAATGCTGTCAAAGAATTCaggttttctgattctttttcattaagcACGGTGGGAAAGCATTGTATCAGGCACCCTTAAAGAAGCCAAAAGAAATGCACCTAAGTTTCCCTATCTTCAAAGAACTTAAAATGTTGCTTAGTTGATGTgacacataaaaaagaaaaatataaaaacagaatgtaaaatttttttaagtgtcaaATTATGCTCTGCAAAAATACATAAGGTATTTAGGGAGCTGGGAGattggaaacaaaaaataaaaacaaaaaaggaaccgAAAAGCAAATCAATGACTGTTGAAGTGgtacttgaaagaaaaattattttgatgaCTTCTGTTCAGAATGGCATTAAATTTAAGGGAAGAAACTGGGGAGGAATTAATAactgtaactttaaaaattatggacTGCTTTATACAGTCATGAAAATAAAAGGGCCGATCAGGAAGTTCATGTTTGCAAAATTACCTCAAATTACAAAAGAACCAGTTACAATATATAACAAGTTGCACAAGTTCCAAGTGTAAGAAGTTCATAAGGCAGGTTTGCCTCACTGATTTCTACCAACAGAACCAATGACTAAGCTGTGCTTATGAAAACCAaaccacagaaaaaaagaattctattttcCAGAGATTTGTGGATGTTgagactatcttttctttttcccccctgtTGGTAGAAAGTTCTGGTTTGGTTTTCAATCTCAAATTTCCAATCAACTTGCTCTGCAATCCATAAAACTACAGTATCCAGATAGGATAAAGATATCGCCAGCAAAAGTCTTATTACTAACCACAGTCAGTATATTTACAAGATCTCATTCACCATTTTACTGGTAAGATGCTTTACTGGCCTGACTGCCTCCAGTTGCAACCACAAGTACCTTACCAAAATATTCTTCAAGCCAGGGAACAGTGCCTTAAAGTCAATGATATCCTTCTTCACACCATCATACCAGTTCTACAACACAGAACCCAGAGATTATTACATGTATCTCCAAAATCACCAGCTGCATTAACAACTATATAAAATGACCTATTAGTGTTATTTTTTAGATGTTTTACAGAAAGCTTTAGACCTATGTATGAAAAAGAGCTGGTAATGATTTGCATTCtctataatcttaaaaaaaaacaactacactacagaccaggaatcaaaaatAGCTTTACACAAACAAGAGCAAAATTGTAGGTTTTGCTGAGGGCATCAGCCACTTAATTTAACCCCATTTCATCAGTAGCAGGAAGCCATGCTGCTGTTTTCATCAGTTACTAGGAAACAAATAAGATAAAGGAAGGATTGGGCAGAAGAGTCTATAGCTGAAATTAACAATTTGATACAATGACTGAAAATTCCCAAAGAAAAAAAGCACCTAGAGCTGCCTCAAAAAGAGAATCTGCAACATAGTCAATGGTTTAATTGGAGAAAAGACACACTCGCGCTCGGGGCTGTTtttcccccttccccagcccctcctcccttcccccacctaaACAGGAAAGAAAGCGCGCCCAGCGTAAACACAGGCCAAGCTCACCGTTTGTCACCACAACAAACTGGAGGTTACACCAGCGCTCTTGGAGACTGAGTCCCAGGTCTCGGTTGCTAGGCACAAAAACGGCCTCTTTCCCACAGACCTGTGAAcaccggggcgggggtggggggctggggcggggaggcTTACCCAAGAGTTTTGGTGGTTTcctcccaccgccccccccccaccccgccaaggctttttctttttttttaaacgaaAGCTTTGGCAAAGTGGCGACAAACAGCAAAAGTTTCCCTTTGAGCCAGACTTCTAGATCTACCTAACACAGATACACATTTAGGTTGGCCGGTCCCACTTAGTCTCCACCATCATCACGATTTACCAACCTTACGATTAAAGAACACAAGCGGAGAGGATAGGAGGGCTTCCACACCCACCCCACCGCAGCCGTCCGTTCCAGACACCGCTTCCTTGTCCCCAACAGCACAGATAGCCTCAAACCAAGGCGCTAAGCAGCGCTGTGAAATTCACACGCGCAAGCCATACACTGGGAACCGGCCACGACAACCGAGGAAAAACCGGCCGGGTGAGGAGACGCCAGGCGGCCCCCTGTCATCTGAGGACAACACGCCCAGGAGAGAAGTGGCAGGACACAGGAGGAGTTGCCCCGAAACAAGCCCGCAGCCTCCCCACTTTCTTGGGAATGCCATGCCCTCCGCAGCCGGGAGAGGCCAGGCCACAGGGCTTGGCGCCGGGTCCCGGGTGGGGGCAGCCGAGGGAGGCGCCCCCCGCAAGGCCGGGCGCCCCGAAGAGCCCGCGGCCAGCCCGGCCCCGCCTCGGGGACCCGATAGGAGATCGCTCCCCGCCGAGGCCCCTGCCCGACCGCTCTCCCGCTTCGACTCACCGCCGGTGTGTCTTCTGGTTCTCAGCCGCGAGCTGGGGCAGCCGTGAGGAGGCGGCGGAGGAGACGAGATCCGGGGCCCCGCCGCCGGGTCATCATACCCCCTGCGCGAGCCGGCCCgggccccggcccccgccccccggAGCCGTCCCCGCGCCCGTCCCGCGGGGGGAGCCCTCTCAGCCTCCCGCCCGCTCCACCGCCCGGCCCctctccgccgccgccgccgcctctgaCCCGCGCGCTCCCTCCTCGGCCTCCCGCTGCTGTCCGGGGCCACCGCCGGGCCCCTAGCTCCGCAGCCGCGGTTGTCGCCAGACCCGACAAGCTGAGCGCCGAGCGTCCGCCCTCATCCGGCCCGCCCCGCCTCACGGGAACTAGTCCCGGGTCCCGCGCCATGATACCTACTGAGGCGGAAGTCCGGGAGAGCAGGAGGATTACGACGACCTCATATTACGGGTGGGAGTGGAAGTGGGAGTGGGTGGGCCTCCGTGGGGAGCCTGCGTGGATAGAGTGCTGGGGTCatctccccgccccctcctcacGGCCAACACCGAGGTGACTTAAAGGTGCCTAGTGTCGGTGTGAGGTCCAGGTTTAAAATGTCATCCCCGCCAGTGTGACATCACCACCGCCTAGTGTGACACCTCCAGAGATTGAGCAGCGCGCGGGGAGGCAGTGCCTACCGGGAAGCCCCCCTGCTGGTGAAGAATGACCCAAGTTTAGGCTTTAATGTTTCCTTGCTATCTAGAGTCGTTCTAGCTGCTTGGCAGAGGTGTATGGGATCTGTGAGCCTCCACGCCCATTAGGACCCCCTGAGGGGgctcttcctttccctccttgGGAAGCTGGGTTTGCAACAGGAGGTGAGAAAGAATAGCTGTACTCTGAACCCTACCCACCCCCAAGCGCTTCAGTGAGCTCATACTACCATCATTTTCTCTCCTCTACCAGGAGATAGTAAAACCGGGTGTTCAGGAAAAGGAATGCAACGTTCTGGAAAAATAAACACTGCCtgaaaactgctgctgctaagtcgcttcggtcgtgtccgactctgtgcgaccccacaggctgcggcccaccaggctccgccgtccctgggattctccaggcaagaacactggagagggttgccatttctttctccaaaaactAGATTATCCTAAAAGAAAGACAGTTGCCATCTCCCTCGGCCAAGAGATTCTGAAAGTCTTCAGATCTACCTCTTGGTGTGTAAAATGCTCTGATTCCTAAAGTGTGGGACATTTTTAggcagtttatttttttccttcccacaaGTTCTGGAGGCAGCAAGGATCTGAGCCCTAGAAAGTGACTGTACAGAACTGTGGTATTTACTTGCATATACTCtttaagggggcttcccagatggtgttagtggtaaagaatccacttgctaatgcaggagatttaagagatgtgagttccatccctgggtcaggaagagcccctggaggagggcatggcaacccactccaccatACTTGACTGGAGAAtactggaggagagaggagcttggtgggctaccatccatagggtggtaaacagttggacacaactgaagtgacttagaaagCTGGCACTCTTTAAGGAGAGGGCTGATGTAGCTAAAACAAGATTATACTATCAGGTTACATTTCTCAGGTCCCAGTCATCTTAcctctttgggttttgtttgttgttgttattcagtctcttaagtcatgtctgactctttgtgaccccatggactgcagcactccaggctcctctgtcctccactatttcccagagcttgctcaaattcatgttcattgagttggtgatgctatctaaccatctcatcctctgctgcctctttctccttttgccttctgtctttcccagcatcagagtgttttccaatgagttggctctgcatcaggtggccgaagtattagagcttcagctttagcgtcagcccttctaatgaatattcagggtttgttttctttaaaattgactggtttgatcttcttgcagtacagggggctctcaagagtcttctccaacaccacaattccaaagcatcaattcttcgatgctcagccttctttatggtccaactcgcacattcttacgtgactactggaaaaaccatagctttgactatacagtccttggtcaacaaagtgatgtctctgcttttttaatatgcagtctaggtttgttatagctttccttccaaggagcaagccttttaatttcatggccacagtcaccttCCATAGTGATTTTGATGCTCAGGAaaggaaaatctgtcactgttttcactttttccccttctatttgccatgaagtgatggtactggttgccattatcttagtttttggaatgttgagtttcaagccagctttttcactctcttctttcaccctcatcaagaggctctttacttcctcttcactttctgccattagagttgtatcatctgtctatttgaggttgttgatatttctcccagcaatcttgattccagcctgtgagtcATCTAGCCTAGCATTTcgaatgatgtactctacatataagttaaataagcaaggtgacaatatacagccttgttgtactcctttcctaattttgaaccagtcagttccatatctggttctaactgttgcttcttgacttgcatacaggtttctcagaagacaggtaaggtggtctgataatcccatgtcttttaagaattttccacagattattgtgatccacacaaaggctttagcatagtcagtgaagaaaAAATGGATGttgttaatgtttattttatttatttacttgactgcaCCAGaccttagttggggcatgcaggacattttagttgtgacatgcaggatctagttccctgatcagggatcaaacccaggtcccatgcattgggagtgtggagtgttagcaactggaccaacagggaagtccctcgttAACCTCGTTAACCTTTGGATCAAAGAGATCATTTTTGTGAAGATGTACTCAAGTGGTTATGCTGCCTTTGGAGGCCTTAACAACACTAGGAACAGTTCTGTTGGGAAGGGGAAAGTTTATTTCCCTAGAGAACCAGGGTTAGCAAGAATGTTCAATTCCACAGGGAAGTTTTGGTTACATATTTTCACAGAAACTTGGAGGACATAAAGTGCTACATTGAAGCTGACCTGGGAAACATCCAGACATGGAGAGTGGGCAAACATGGCTGCTTGGGGAGCCAGGAGAAAGGCAGAACTTGAGCTCTAGGGAGGAGCAGATGTCGCTTGGAAAGCAGGCTTCCAATACACTAATTGCTTACTGTGCTTTGGTTCAACCCAGCTGTATGACAGGCCTCTAAGCTCCTGTTAGGAGACTAGAACATTATGTCCCTTTCTTCTTGTCAAACACATCTCAAAATTTGCCCTGAGGATGACTTTTCTGTTTAACTCCCACTTAATTCTAGTTATTCAGTCATGCATCATCATTTGACTACTTCACTTACTTCttgtacattatttatttatacttgttGATCTCATTTTCATTGTTCTTTGGTCATTTCCTCAGTCAGTCTCACTATATGGAGACCTTTTAAAATCTGGTATTTTCCCCTCTGTAATATTTATACCCATCCAACAAACTTTGCCTGCTCAATGGCAGGCACTCTCCTAGACCCTCAGTCAGATGCGAGATGAATAAGACATGGTCCTTTCCCTCAGAATAGTTAACAAtgtagtgggggtggggggatgcctGGGAGATGTATTTCCGTGAAGAAATACATCTACCTGAAGAAGAGTTGAATGACAGTGTCAAGGAAGACTATCATTCACCATCAGAGAAGGTGATATTTAAACATGGTCTGCTCAAAGAAGTTTCAGAGTTTAGCTAgagttcatttgttcattcagcagAAATCTACTGAGTATcttctgtgtgccaagcactgtgttaGAGTtaaagatacaaagaagaaaaggtgTGGTCTGTCCTCTGAAGGAGCTCACAGTTCAGCAGAGGAATGTCAGGATTTGGAAATTAAAATGGCTGAGTCAGATTTTGAAAGGCGACACAGAGCTAGTAGAATTTCATCAGACAAGTAATATGAAGGAACGTGTGCTTTAAAGAGAGAGCTAGTAGCAGTGAGGAGGATGGCAGGCTGGAGTGGGAAAAGCCTGGAGAAACCGAGCGTACTTAGCAAACTACGATGAGGGCTTGATGAAGCAGAAAACATGGAGAGAAGAGGGCAGATATGTgaactattgggcttcccaggtggcgctagtggtaaagaacctaccagcCAATACAGAAGTAAGagacgtgggtctgatccctgggtcgagaagatcccctggaggaggacatagcaacccactccagtactcttgcctggagattcccatggacagaggagcctggcaggctgaagtccacaggatcacagagtcagacatggctgaaatgacttagcaggcacacgtGTGAACTATTTCCTCCCAAAGTCAGGGCAGCTGGAGACGGAGATGGAGCTGTTGCCAGTTGGAAGCACTGATGTCTCATCTAGGGTACGATATCCCTCTAGGGCTTGGAGCCTGGATTCAGTATTGTAGGCCAGAAGTCTCTTCCGCAGGAGCTGCAGTGCATAAGGCCAAGTAGAAGCTGACCAAAAGGCCATCTTGAGAGAAACTAAGACAAACTACCTACACAAGTAGTAAATATGAGGaaccaagaaggaaaaagattTCAAGTAGAAACCAACAGTTGCAAAACTGGGAAAACCAGATGAGAGTGAAAGACTGAAGTGAAGAATAGAAGGCAAAACGTGGGAAATTTTTTGAACCGACAAGAGAGAATcctcactgatttttaaaatttattttttttaattggaggataattgctttacaattctgttggtttctgccatatatcaacaggagtcagccataggtgtatatatatgtctcctccctcttgaacctccctcccatctcccacccagtCCCACCCCTCTGAGCTCCCTTTTGATAGAGCAAATTACTACagtgttttacatatggtaacgtatatgtttcagtgttactctcccaattcgtcccaccctctccttccccaactatgtccacaagtctgttcactATGTTTGCCTCTCCATTACTGCCCTGcatataggttcatcagtaccatctttctagatctcatatgtatgtgttaacatatgataacttgtttttctctttctgacttacttcactctgtataatgggctctcggttcatccacctcattagaactgactcaaatgtaccacagcttctttctCCTAAATTCATATGTCAGTGGATGTCTCAGCAGCTTCCATGCCCTAGcaattgtaaatagcgctgcagtgaacattggggtacatgtgtctttttcaattatgatttcatcagggtatatgctcagtagtaggattgctgggtcacatggtaatgTTATTCCTCGTTTTTAaatgaatctccatactgttctccatactggctatatcaatttgcattcccaccaggagTGCtgcagggttcccttttctccaaacctgtctaggtttgtcatagcttttcttccaaggagcaagcgtcttcatggctgcagtcaccatctgcagtgattttggaacccaagaaaataaagtctgtctctgtttccattatttccccatctatttgccatgaagtgatgggactggatgccatggtctttggtttttgaatgttgagttttaaggtagCATttaagctttttcacttttctccttcaccttcatcaagaggctctttagttcctctttgcttttttccatgagggtagtgtcatctgcatatctgaggttattgatatttctcctggtaatcttgattccagcttgtatttcatctAGCCCGGAGTTTTGCaagatgcactctgcatataagttaaataagcaagctgacaatatacagccttgatgtattcctttcctaattttgaaccagtcctttgttccatttctggttctaactgttgcttcttgacctgcatacagatttctcaagaggcaggtaaagtggtctggtattcccatctctttaagaatttcccagtttgttgtgatcaacacagtcaaaggctttagcatagtcaatgagcagaagtagatgttttacaggaattctcttgctttttctatgatccaacggatgttggcaatttgatctctggttcctctgccttttctaaattcagcttgaacatctggaagttttcagttcacatattgttgaagcctagcttagagaattttgagcattactttgctagcttgtgaaataagtgcaattgtgtggtagtttgaacattcttttggcattgcctttctttgggattggaatgaaaactgaccttttccagtcctgtggccactactgagttttccaaatttgctctcatattgagtgcagcacattcacagcatcatcttttaggatttgaagtagctcagctggaattccttcacctccactagctttgctcgtagtgatgctttctaaggcacacttgacttcacattccaggatgtctggctctaggtgaatgatcacaccattgtggttatctgggtcattaaaatctttttggtatagttcttctgttattcttgctacctcttcttaatatcttctgattctgttaggtccataccgtttctgtcctttattgtgcccttctttgcatcaaatgttcccttagtatctctaattgtcttgaaaagatctctagtctttcccattctatcgttttactctttatttgcattgatcactttggaagactttcttatctgtctttggaactctgcattcagatggtatatctttccttttctcctttgcctttcacttctcctcttttctcagctatttgtaaagcctcctcaaacaaccattttgcctttttgcatttctttttcttggggatggtcttgatccctgtctcctgtacagtgttacaatcctccatccatagttcttcaggcattctatcagatctaatcccttgaatctgtttgtcacttccactgtataatcataagggatttgatttaggtcatacctgaatggcctagtggttttccctactttcttcagtttaagtctgaatttgccaataaggagttcatgatctgagccacagtcagctcctggtcttgtttctgctgactgtatacaaCTTCTCcgtcttcggctgcaaagaatat includes:
- the LOC122676736 gene encoding basic proline-rich protein-like, encoding MYEKELNTSGEDRRASTPTPPQPSVPDTASLSPTAQIASNQGAKQRCEIHTRKPYTGNRPRQPRKNRPGEETPGGPLSSEDNTPRREVAGHRRSCPETSPQPPHFLGNAMPSAAGRGQATGLGAGSREIAPRRGPCPTALPLRLTAGVSSGSQPRAGAAVRRRRRRRDPGPRRRVIIPPARAGPGPGPRPPEPSPRPSRGGSPLSLPPAPPPGPSPPPPPPLTRALPPRPPAAVRGHRRAPSSAAAVVARPDKLSAERPPSSGPPRLTGTSPGSRAMIPTEAEVRESRRITTTSYYGTF